The following are encoded together in the Acinetobacter radioresistens DSM 6976 = NBRC 102413 = CIP 103788 genome:
- a CDS encoding cyd operon YbgE family protein, with product MAVVMTTSMRLTVHRLIMAVSFLLALPLAAIMLIHPALMLDQHGQYNHRMIMLIMLGISGGFIYGVGFVPRFWLWKWLFSPVIAWPLMLLGYYIWLLQ from the coding sequence ATGGCTGTAGTAATGACAACATCAATGAGGCTTACCGTTCATCGTTTGATTATGGCTGTTTCTTTCCTGTTGGCATTGCCACTTGCAGCCATTATGCTGATCCATCCTGCACTTATGCTGGATCAGCATGGTCAGTATAACCATCGTATGATCATGCTGATTATGTTAGGAATTTCAGGGGGATTTATTTATGGCGTAGGGTTTGTGCCCCGTTTTTGGTTATGGAAATGGTTGTTTAGCCCAGTTATCGCTTGGCCCCTTATGCTACTAGGCTATTATATCTGGCTGCTTCAGTAG
- a CDS encoding cytochrome ubiquinol oxidase subunit I — protein MISESVVDLSRFQFAMTALYHFIFVPLTLGLAFILAIMETTYVISGKEIYKDMTKFWGKLFGINFALGVTTGLTMEFQFGTNWAYYSHYVGDIFGAPLAIEGLMAFFLESTFIGLFFFGWDRLSKVQHLSVTWLVALGSNMSALWILVANGWMQNPVGAAFNFETMRMELVDFGALIFNPVAQVKFVHTVSSGYVTGAVFVLAISSYYLLKKRDLPFARRSFAIAAIFGLASTLSVILLGDESGYELGDVQKTKLAAIEAEWETHPAPAPFTLFGIPNQEEERTDYAIKIPYVMGIIATRSLDKEVTGLKDLMVQHELRIRNGMTAYAELEKLRAGDRSPELMASFTENQKDLGYGLLLKKYSPNIVDASEEHIKAATKDTIPNVTALFFSFRAMVASGFLMLLLFILATYAVAKRNAENKPWLLKFALYGLPLPWIATQTGWYVAEGGRQPWTIGEVLPTHLSASSLSTGDIWGSILALAAFYTVLLIIEMYLMIKFARLGPSSLHTGKYHFEKSNAEQDDIVLPQHVSGEAQS, from the coding sequence ATGATTTCAGAAAGCGTGGTCGATCTCTCGCGGTTTCAGTTTGCCATGACCGCGTTGTATCACTTTATATTTGTACCTCTTACTCTTGGTTTAGCTTTTATTCTTGCCATTATGGAAACCACCTATGTGATTTCTGGCAAAGAAATTTATAAGGATATGACCAAATTCTGGGGAAAACTTTTTGGTATTAACTTTGCCTTAGGTGTAACGACAGGCTTAACCATGGAGTTCCAGTTTGGTACAAACTGGGCGTACTATTCACATTATGTCGGTGATATTTTTGGTGCGCCACTTGCTATTGAAGGTCTGATGGCATTTTTCCTTGAATCGACGTTTATCGGTCTGTTTTTCTTCGGCTGGGACCGACTTTCCAAAGTTCAGCATTTGAGCGTGACCTGGCTGGTGGCGCTCGGTTCCAACATGTCGGCACTTTGGATTTTAGTCGCCAATGGCTGGATGCAGAACCCGGTAGGCGCAGCGTTCAACTTTGAAACCATGCGTATGGAGCTGGTTGATTTCGGCGCACTAATTTTCAACCCTGTAGCCCAGGTTAAGTTTGTTCATACCGTATCGTCAGGTTATGTGACTGGTGCGGTTTTCGTTTTAGCCATCTCAAGCTACTACTTGCTCAAAAAACGTGATCTGCCTTTTGCACGGCGCTCTTTCGCCATTGCTGCAATCTTTGGTCTAGCCTCTACACTTTCAGTGATTCTGCTTGGCGATGAGTCAGGTTATGAACTTGGCGATGTACAAAAAACCAAATTAGCTGCAATTGAAGCAGAATGGGAAACTCATCCGGCACCTGCTCCATTTACACTATTTGGTATTCCAAATCAGGAAGAAGAGCGTACTGACTATGCCATCAAAATTCCATATGTGATGGGTATTATTGCAACACGTTCTCTTGATAAAGAAGTAACAGGTCTGAAGGATCTCATGGTTCAACATGAGCTTCGTATCCGTAATGGTATGACTGCATATGCTGAACTTGAAAAACTTCGTGCAGGTGACCGTTCTCCAGAACTCATGGCTTCATTTACAGAAAACCAGAAAGACTTGGGTTACGGACTGCTTCTGAAAAAATATTCACCCAATATTGTAGATGCTTCTGAAGAGCACATCAAAGCAGCAACCAAGGATACAATTCCCAACGTTACTGCCCTGTTCTTCTCGTTCCGTGCCATGGTTGCATCAGGTTTCCTCATGCTACTTCTATTTATTCTTGCAACTTATGCAGTGGCTAAACGCAATGCAGAAAACAAACCTTGGTTGCTTAAATTTGCTCTTTACGGCCTGCCACTGCCTTGGATTGCTACACAAACTGGCTGGTATGTGGCTGAAGGTGGCCGCCAACCGTGGACAATTGGTGAAGTTCTACCTACACACCTCTCTGCTTCAAGCTTAAGCACTGGAGACATTTGGGGTTCAATCCTGGCACTTGCAGCATTCTATACCGTACTTTTAATTATCGAAATGTACTTGATGATTAAATTTGCTCGCTTAGGCCCAAGTTCTTTACATACTGGCAAATACCATTTTGAAAAATCAAATGCCGAGCAAGATGATATTGTTCTTCCACAACACGTATCTGGAGAGGCCCAATCATGA
- a CDS encoding M16 family metallopeptidase, with protein MIHLRMPLLMASLSLSLSAIAEVNLQEADFEQDNSKLYSLSTLQSLRSISKKQEYQAPYVHDLTNRYKVRSLFVESQDLPIIDIQLTFNAGSARDESIEKGLYGLANMTANLLDEGTEFYTAQEVANTFERLGAQFSINAYRDMFIVRLRVLSDPKKLEPALAMMIHLLNHSSFNNSGIKLILNNTQAGQKQVQENPGRMRDVRFYRSLYGTHPYAEPTPGTQRSISKITTKHLRAFRDTFLVAQNMNIAITGKLNQREALKLSERIAGNLPQGQRAPTLPVPEEHNGFNIQHIPFNSSQAHVSMGQLGITRFDPDRLALEVANQMLGGSGFNSLLMRELRVKRGYTYGAYSTINSTQARGVFNISYSTRQDQLLDSIRVAHKTLLDFVQQPLDQKQLEETKAGILRAFPMNFSSNASMNAQLGAIGFYGLPANYLTQYSKQLANLTTKDVEKAVKLHLNPENLTLVIVSETLDKQAIQSILEQNLNSQITSPAASKPIPSANPLPPVPDNASPVSVQTDTPASI; from the coding sequence ATGATTCATCTACGTATGCCTTTATTAATGGCCAGCCTTTCTCTAAGTTTGTCGGCAATTGCTGAAGTCAATTTACAGGAAGCTGACTTTGAGCAGGATAATAGTAAACTATATTCTCTTTCTACCTTACAAAGCTTACGCAGCATTTCTAAGAAGCAGGAATATCAGGCACCTTATGTACATGATCTGACAAATCGCTATAAGGTCCGTAGTCTGTTCGTCGAATCACAAGATTTACCTATCATAGATATACAACTCACCTTTAATGCAGGTTCGGCAAGAGATGAAAGTATAGAAAAAGGATTATACGGATTAGCAAATATGACAGCTAATCTGCTAGATGAAGGCACAGAGTTTTATACTGCGCAAGAGGTTGCAAATACTTTTGAGCGTCTTGGTGCGCAGTTCAGTATAAATGCCTATCGCGATATGTTTATTGTACGCTTGCGGGTTTTATCAGATCCAAAAAAGCTTGAACCAGCTTTAGCAATGATGATTCATCTATTGAATCACTCCAGTTTTAATAATTCAGGCATTAAGCTGATTTTAAACAATACCCAGGCAGGTCAGAAACAGGTTCAAGAGAATCCAGGCAGAATGCGGGATGTACGTTTCTATCGGAGTTTGTATGGGACTCATCCTTATGCAGAACCCACTCCAGGTACCCAGCGTAGTATTAGTAAAATCACCACTAAACACCTGAGAGCTTTTAGAGACACTTTTTTAGTAGCACAGAATATGAATATTGCTATTACGGGTAAACTCAATCAGCGGGAAGCGCTTAAACTTTCTGAACGTATTGCAGGAAATTTACCACAAGGTCAAAGAGCTCCAACACTTCCTGTTCCGGAAGAGCACAACGGTTTTAATATTCAACATATTCCATTTAATTCATCACAGGCTCATGTCAGCATGGGCCAACTGGGCATTACCCGTTTTGATCCAGACAGACTCGCCCTAGAAGTTGCTAACCAGATGCTGGGAGGAAGCGGCTTTAACTCGCTACTGATGCGTGAGTTAAGGGTAAAACGTGGTTATACCTATGGCGCTTATAGCACAATAAACTCAACTCAAGCCCGTGGTGTCTTTAATATTAGCTACTCCACCCGTCAAGACCAGCTGCTAGACAGTATCCGGGTTGCGCACAAAACGCTGCTTGATTTTGTTCAACAGCCACTTGACCAGAAACAGCTAGAAGAAACTAAAGCAGGCATATTACGCGCATTTCCAATGAATTTCAGCAGTAATGCCAGCATGAATGCACAGTTAGGTGCTATCGGGTTTTATGGTCTACCTGCCAATTATCTGACTCAATATTCCAAACAGCTGGCTAATCTGACCACCAAGGATGTAGAAAAGGCCGTAAAATTACATTTAAATCCTGAAAATCTGACTTTAGTTATTGTGAGTGAAACCTTGGACAAACAGGCTATACAGAGCATTTTAGAGCAAAACCTGAATTCACAGATAACATCGCCTGCGGCTTCTAAACCTATACCTAGCGCAAATCCTCTGCCGCCTGTGCCGGATAATGCTTCACCTGTGTCTGTTCAAACTGATACGCCCGCATCAATTTAA
- a CDS encoding DUF2057 family protein, with protein sequence MLSRLFIAALIFSLGNVAYAAVTIAAPEVIDVLAVNDQEVKNNFLRSQESTYEIDAGKASLSIRYRQFFQHLNGEHDILKSGVVTVQTPDLKDGETYTLALVNPPQSFEAAKIYAAQPTVALYNSKNELVVQQTGANTEAKPWLGSGLLGRSFDLTQKQIKPSVHQPEPTYTASIVDTVKTAMTSRNTQTDQQLIELWKKASKAERQSFMNWIAEQAQ encoded by the coding sequence ATGCTTTCAAGGTTGTTCATTGCAGCTTTAATATTTTCACTAGGAAATGTCGCATATGCTGCAGTAACTATTGCAGCGCCAGAAGTTATTGATGTATTGGCAGTAAATGATCAGGAAGTAAAAAATAACTTTCTACGTTCACAAGAAAGTACGTATGAAATTGATGCAGGCAAGGCAAGTTTAAGCATACGCTATAGGCAGTTCTTTCAACATTTAAATGGCGAACATGACATTCTGAAATCAGGTGTGGTAACCGTTCAGACACCAGATCTAAAAGATGGTGAAACTTATACTTTGGCATTGGTAAATCCACCCCAGTCTTTTGAAGCAGCAAAAATATATGCAGCTCAGCCAACAGTGGCTTTATATAACAGCAAAAATGAACTGGTCGTGCAACAGACCGGTGCAAATACTGAAGCTAAACCTTGGTTAGGTAGCGGTTTGCTAGGACGCAGTTTTGATTTGACCCAAAAGCAGATAAAGCCATCAGTTCATCAGCCTGAGCCTACTTATACTGCTTCAATTGTAGATACAGTAAAAACTGCTATGACCAGTAGAAACACTCAAACAGATCAGCAGTTAATTGAACTCTGGAAAAAAGCTTCTAAAGCAGAGCGGCAAAGTTTTATGAATTGGATAGCCGAACAGGCGCAATAA
- a CDS encoding CBS domain-containing protein, translating into MTTVSQVLHNKTEKAIFTISPEATVLEAISLMANKGIGALIITDEQRVVGILSERDYTRKVALMERSSYNTTVSEIMTNKVLTVGLNNTVEDCLQLMTDRHLRHLPVLEDERLVGLISIGDLVKAAMEDQRLMIDQLQQYISG; encoded by the coding sequence ATGACTACTGTCTCTCAGGTTCTTCACAATAAAACAGAAAAAGCCATTTTTACTATTTCACCAGAAGCTACTGTACTTGAAGCGATTTCACTTATGGCCAACAAGGGAATCGGTGCATTAATCATAACTGATGAACAGCGTGTCGTTGGAATTTTGTCTGAGCGCGATTACACCCGTAAAGTTGCATTAATGGAACGCTCTTCCTATAACACCACAGTGAGTGAAATTATGACCAATAAGGTTTTAACCGTGGGTCTTAATAATACTGTAGAAGATTGTCTTCAACTGATGACTGACCGCCATTTGCGACATTTACCCGTGCTTGAAGACGAGCGGCTGGTAGGTTTGATTTCAATCGGTGATCTGGTCAAAGCTGCAATGGAAGACCAGCGTCTGATGATTGATCAGTTACAGCAATACATTTCAGGTTAA
- the cydP gene encoding cytochrome oxidase putative small subunit CydP: MSLTPKNFNQRIVREITLILIIKIVILITIKNIWFDSPTIPKNFDTQVAEHIAGTPSQFKETR, from the coding sequence ATGAGCTTAACTCCCAAAAATTTTAACCAGCGTATAGTTAGAGAAATTACACTTATTTTAATAATCAAGATTGTAATTTTAATTACTATTAAGAATATCTGGTTCGATTCTCCAACAATTCCCAAGAACTTTGACACTCAAGTTGCCGAGCATATTGCCGGTACTCCCTCTCAATTTAAGGAGACACGTTGA
- a CDS encoding SEL1-like repeat protein, with product MIQNISHHDLEHVYANAVNTIQSQMNFSEAVQQLEEVARAGHGKAALFLAELYYQGFRVERDSLKAQYWQKMATMQA from the coding sequence ATGATTCAAAATATCTCTCATCATGACTTAGAACATGTGTACGCTAATGCTGTAAATACAATACAGTCTCAAATGAATTTTAGCGAGGCTGTACAGCAGCTAGAAGAAGTTGCTCGTGCAGGTCATGGTAAAGCGGCCCTTTTCCTTGCCGAGCTTTATTACCAGGGTTTCCGTGTAGAACGGGATTCCTTAAAAGCTCAGTACTGGCAAAAGATGGCCACGATGCAGGCTTAA
- a CDS encoding nitroreductase family protein, with product MSFMNHVKNRRTIYAIGNNVNVNQAKIEETIREAIKHSPSSFNSQSSRAAILFGESHTKFWEIVRETLRKIVPAEAFAATDGKISSFAAGYGTVLFYEDQDVVKGLQEQFAAYADNFPVWSEHSTAIAQFAVWTALSEQGIGASLQHYNPIVDEEVAQTFGIPASWKLRAQLVFGSIEAPAGEKTFMDDAARFKTFN from the coding sequence ATGTCATTTATGAATCACGTTAAAAATCGTCGTACAATTTATGCAATTGGTAATAATGTCAACGTAAACCAGGCAAAAATCGAAGAAACAATTCGTGAGGCAATCAAGCACAGTCCATCTTCATTCAACTCACAGTCTTCCCGTGCTGCGATTCTGTTTGGCGAATCTCATACCAAATTCTGGGAAATTGTACGCGAGACTTTACGTAAAATCGTACCGGCTGAAGCATTTGCAGCAACTGATGGGAAAATCAGCAGTTTTGCAGCAGGTTATGGCACAGTTTTATTTTATGAAGATCAGGATGTAGTTAAAGGCTTGCAGGAACAATTTGCCGCCTATGCAGATAATTTTCCAGTGTGGTCAGAACATTCTACTGCAATTGCGCAGTTTGCTGTCTGGACGGCTTTATCTGAACAGGGTATTGGAGCTTCACTACAGCATTATAATCCAATTGTAGATGAAGAAGTCGCCCAAACTTTTGGTATTCCGGCAAGCTGGAAATTACGCGCTCAACTGGTATTTGGTTCAATTGAGGCTCCGGCAGGTGAAAAAACTTTTATGGATGACGCAGCACGCTTTAAGACATTTAACTAA
- the cydX gene encoding cytochrome bd-I oxidase subunit CydX, translating to MWYFAWILGILMACFAGVLSALYIEHHQNLDEE from the coding sequence ATGTGGTATTTCGCGTGGATTTTAGGAATCTTGATGGCCTGTTTTGCAGGTGTGCTCAGCGCGCTCTATATCGAACATCATCAAAATCTGGATGAGGAGTAA
- the ftsY gene encoding signal recognition particle-docking protein FtsY — protein MQQQSNVQNKFLIDSDIGDDDVTLPSLPAVDVPIIDTPKQEQPVTASIQSVEADEEKSKGSFFSRMKQGLTKTRKNLADGMVNILIGGKEIDDELLEEVEEQLLVADIGVEATKTIINNLTERTARGDLIYSHSLYKALQEELVALLAPRVKPLHIDPNKNPYVILVVGVNGVGKTTTIGKLAKRLQGEGKKVMLAAGDTFRAAATEQLQIWGERNDVQVVAQGHGADSASVIFDAFESARAKGIDVLIADTAGRLHNKSNLMEELKKVKRVMQKIDATAPHEIMLVVDAGTGQNAINQVQMFDEAVGLTGLTITKLDGTAKGGVLFNIASRTHVPIRFIGVGEKIDDLRPFSAKAFVAALFETDK, from the coding sequence ATGCAACAGCAATCTAATGTGCAAAATAAATTCTTGATTGATTCTGATATCGGGGATGACGATGTCACTTTACCTAGCTTACCTGCTGTTGACGTTCCCATTATTGATACTCCAAAACAAGAACAACCTGTCACTGCCAGTATTCAGAGTGTAGAGGCAGATGAAGAGAAATCTAAAGGCAGTTTTTTTAGCCGGATGAAACAGGGGCTGACTAAAACCCGTAAGAACTTGGCAGATGGAATGGTCAATATCCTGATCGGGGGTAAGGAAATTGATGATGAGTTGCTTGAAGAGGTTGAAGAGCAATTACTGGTTGCCGATATTGGTGTAGAAGCAACCAAGACAATTATTAATAATTTGACTGAGCGGACTGCTCGGGGTGATTTGATTTACTCACATTCACTTTATAAAGCTTTACAAGAAGAACTGGTTGCCTTGCTTGCGCCGCGTGTTAAACCCTTACATATTGACCCGAATAAAAATCCTTATGTGATTTTAGTGGTAGGTGTAAATGGTGTAGGTAAAACCACCACGATTGGTAAGCTGGCTAAGCGCTTACAGGGAGAAGGCAAGAAAGTTATGCTGGCTGCGGGCGATACTTTCCGTGCGGCTGCAACTGAACAGTTGCAAATCTGGGGGGAGCGTAATGATGTTCAGGTGGTTGCGCAGGGACACGGTGCCGATAGTGCATCAGTTATTTTTGATGCTTTCGAAAGTGCTCGTGCTAAAGGAATTGATGTGCTAATCGCCGATACTGCAGGACGTTTGCACAATAAAAGTAATTTGATGGAAGAGCTTAAAAAAGTTAAGCGTGTTATGCAGAAAATTGATGCGACAGCTCCACATGAAATTATGCTGGTTGTTGATGCTGGTACAGGCCAGAATGCTATTAATCAGGTGCAAATGTTTGATGAAGCTGTTGGTTTAACCGGTTTAACTATTACCAAACTTGATGGTACTGCTAAAGGTGGTGTGCTGTTTAATATTGCAAGTCGTACTCATGTACCAATCCGATTTATCGGGGTAGGCGAAAAAATTGATGACTTGCGTCCATTCTCTGCCAAAGCTTTTGTTGCTGCTTTATTTGAAACTGATAAGTGA
- a CDS encoding DUF2750 domain-containing protein yields the protein MNTYSQLQPASKELIIKLSILKTMMYCGVVWGLYNDGWAIKSDQEDYVFPFWLNGVQAHRYAQVHWPNYTPRRITPKDFQKSLLPTLTRLNVTPALFNSSNRKFKLSANQMCHFFFSELNCDAL from the coding sequence ATGAATACTTATAGCCAACTTCAACCTGCTTCTAAAGAACTTATAATTAAACTCTCTATTTTAAAAACAATGATGTATTGTGGTGTGGTCTGGGGCCTTTATAATGATGGCTGGGCAATCAAATCAGACCAGGAAGACTATGTCTTTCCTTTCTGGCTTAATGGTGTGCAGGCACACCGTTATGCTCAGGTACATTGGCCAAACTATACGCCACGCCGTATTACTCCGAAAGACTTTCAGAAATCACTATTACCGACATTAACTCGTCTGAATGTTACACCAGCACTATTTAACTCATCTAACCGTAAGTTTAAACTTTCTGCCAATCAGATGTGTCATTTTTTCTTTAGTGAATTAAACTGTGATGCACTTTAA
- a CDS encoding M16 family metallopeptidase — MAGTVVISTTLQAQTTTELSRTTVETSLSNGLKVIIREDHRSPVVMTQIWYGVGSSDESGNLLGISHALEHMMFKGTTKVPHNEFTRLSRIYGGSVNASTFTNYTNYYQLYPKSYLPLALELEADRMTNLVLKQEDFEPEIKVIMEERRLRTDDNPRTLAFERFKWITYPTSHYRQPVIGYMKNLQNIQLNDLKNWYHNWYTPNNAILIIVGDVNVEATLKQVEKYFGSIPARKTPERNDVIEFDRPGYRHMELSLPVQINNLYMAWNVRSLKTAKNPQDAYALTIIQSLLDGSISSRLQNRLVRDKKILTAVSASYDPYNRGDTLFNITALPADGVSFQEAQEAIQKELDQLKTEAVNSNELERVITQFVSSLIYSQDDIAGQAKMIGNLEINGLSYRLLDKLPQHYETVTPQDIQRVANAYFVRENLSTLYLSPLPQDSK, encoded by the coding sequence ATGGCTGGTACAGTGGTGATATCTACAACCCTACAGGCTCAAACCACGACTGAACTTTCCAGAACAACTGTAGAAACCTCATTAAGCAACGGTTTAAAAGTTATTATTCGAGAGGACCATCGTTCACCTGTAGTAATGACCCAAATCTGGTATGGGGTCGGCAGTAGTGATGAGTCTGGTAATCTGCTAGGTATATCACATGCTTTAGAACATATGATGTTTAAGGGAACAACCAAAGTACCTCATAATGAGTTTACCCGTTTAAGCCGCATTTATGGCGGTAGTGTTAATGCCTCAACCTTTACCAATTATACCAACTATTATCAGCTTTATCCGAAAAGCTATTTACCACTCGCACTGGAACTTGAAGCTGACCGTATGACTAACCTGGTGCTTAAACAGGAAGACTTTGAGCCAGAAATTAAAGTCATCATGGAAGAGCGCCGGTTACGTACTGATGATAATCCACGAACTTTGGCTTTTGAACGATTTAAATGGATTACCTATCCTACAAGTCATTATCGCCAGCCCGTAATTGGCTATATGAAAAATCTGCAGAATATTCAGTTAAATGACCTGAAGAACTGGTATCACAACTGGTATACCCCTAACAATGCTATTTTAATTATAGTGGGCGATGTAAATGTGGAAGCAACTTTAAAGCAGGTAGAAAAATATTTTGGGTCAATTCCTGCACGTAAAACACCAGAACGTAATGATGTCATCGAATTTGACCGCCCAGGTTATCGACATATGGAGCTTTCTCTTCCGGTCCAAATTAATAACCTGTATATGGCTTGGAATGTCCGTTCATTAAAAACTGCCAAAAATCCTCAGGATGCCTATGCCCTTACCATTATTCAGTCCCTACTTGATGGCAGTATTTCTTCACGTTTACAGAACCGGCTGGTAAGGGATAAAAAAATACTGACTGCTGTCAGTGCAAGTTATGATCCTTATAACCGCGGAGATACTCTTTTTAATATTACAGCCTTACCTGCAGATGGAGTCAGTTTCCAAGAGGCACAAGAAGCCATACAGAAAGAACTGGATCAGCTCAAAACTGAGGCGGTGAATTCCAATGAACTGGAACGTGTAATTACACAATTCGTATCTAGTTTAATTTACAGTCAAGATGATATCGCTGGGCAAGCTAAAATGATCGGGAATCTGGAGATTAATGGCTTAAGTTATCGCTTACTGGATAAACTGCCACAGCACTATGAAACAGTGACGCCACAAGATATACAGCGAGTTGCAAATGCCTATTTTGTCCGTGAAAATCTGAGTACGCTTTATTTATCTCCGCTTCCTCAAGATTCAAAATAA
- the cydB gene encoding cytochrome d ubiquinol oxidase subunit II codes for MIEYELLKIIWWVLVGVLLIGFALTDGFDMGSMAIMPFVGKNDEERRAAINTIAPHWDGNQVWFITAGGALFAAWPMVYATAFSGMYWALLLVLFALFLRPVGFDYRSKLENKKWRNSWDWGLAVGGAVPALVFGVAFGNMFLGVPFTLDETVRSTYTGSFFALLNPFALVCGIVSLSMLSAHGGAWLMLRTDGDLHARSAKATQLMGVVFLVCFLGAGAWLYFGNIEGYTLAQPFDTNAVANPLAKEVITNGNHGWMNNYSIYPITMMAPIMAILGSLIVIVAAAKAKAGLSFLGTSFMVIGAILTAGFALFPFLMPSSINPVASLTMWDAVSSKNTLTVMTVAACIFVPIILCYTTWCYYKMWGVITNKHIKANSHSLY; via the coding sequence ATGATTGAATACGAACTCCTCAAAATAATCTGGTGGGTTTTGGTTGGTGTGCTGCTGATTGGCTTTGCGCTCACCGATGGCTTTGATATGGGCTCCATGGCAATTATGCCATTTGTAGGTAAAAATGATGAAGAACGTCGTGCAGCAATCAATACCATTGCTCCTCACTGGGACGGCAATCAGGTCTGGTTCATTACAGCTGGCGGTGCACTCTTTGCTGCATGGCCAATGGTATATGCAACAGCCTTCTCGGGCATGTACTGGGCATTATTACTCGTACTGTTCGCTCTTTTCTTAAGACCTGTTGGTTTTGACTACCGCTCTAAACTTGAGAATAAAAAATGGCGTAACTCTTGGGACTGGGGTCTAGCTGTTGGTGGTGCAGTTCCTGCTTTAGTTTTCGGTGTTGCCTTCGGTAATATGTTCCTGGGCGTACCATTTACTTTAGATGAAACCGTACGTTCAACTTATACTGGTAGCTTCTTTGCCCTACTTAACCCATTTGCACTAGTTTGCGGTATCGTCAGCTTATCTATGCTAAGTGCGCATGGCGGTGCCTGGTTAATGCTTCGTACTGATGGCGACTTGCATGCACGCTCTGCTAAAGCAACTCAATTGATGGGCGTAGTATTCTTAGTCTGCTTCTTGGGCGCTGGAGCATGGTTATATTTCGGTAATATTGAAGGCTATACTTTAGCTCAACCATTTGACACTAACGCTGTAGCAAACCCTCTTGCCAAAGAAGTGATTACCAATGGCAACCATGGCTGGATGAATAACTACTCAATTTATCCAATCACCATGATGGCACCGATCATGGCAATCTTGGGAAGCCTGATTGTGATTGTAGCTGCTGCGAAAGCCAAAGCTGGTTTAAGCTTCCTGGGCACATCCTTCATGGTGATTGGTGCCATTTTAACAGCTGGTTTTGCGTTGTTCCCATTCCTTATGCCTTCAAGCATCAACCCTGTCGCTAGCTTGACCATGTGGGATGCAGTATCAAGTAAAAATACACTCACTGTAATGACTGTTGCAGCCTGTATTTTTGTTCCAATTATTTTGTGTTACACCACCTGGTGTTATTACAAAATGTGGGGCGTGATTACCAACAAACACATCAAAGCCAATTCACACAGCTTGTACTAA